The region gtggggctgggacccAGGGTGCTGGTGGCGCCCCTCACTGCCTCATTTTGGGATCTCCTCTCACCATCCTCTTCATCGGTTGGTATTGCAGACAGCCAGGGCGTGTGCCTGTGGAaggggatctgagaccagggcggGTGCCCATGGGagggatctgagaccagggcgtgtgcccatgggaGGGATCTGAGACCAAGGCGGGtgcccatgggggagggagggttgagaCCAGGGGGTGTGCCCATGGTATGGAAGCTGAGGCATGTGTCCAAGGGGGAGGGTGTGGGTCTGTGCGGCTAGGTGGGGCAGCACCAGCTTCAGGGGAGGGGTTATGGGAAGACCATAAGATTAACTTGTTCTCCTGGGGGGGTCACTGCGTCACTCCCTGGGGGCAACGGTCCCTGCCCCGTCATCTCAGTGACTTGCCCAGATTCAGTCTACGGGGGTAGCAGTGTGGTCCCCTGACTCCTGCTGACGGTGGCGTACAGGACGGGCtcgagggcaggggccggggcctCCTGCTTCGCCTGCAGCACCTGGCGATCCAGCTCAGCGTAGGTGAGTCCCTCGGCGCCGGTGTCGGGCTCCTGGGGCTAGGAGGGGAGAGTCACTGTGTGTGCCAACagcagcacacgcacacacacaaacacatgcgcgcacacacacgtgcacacatgcAACCACCCAGCCCTGAcacccagagccccacagcagagATCAgggaaagcccctcccccccttcgcACCTGCCCCCACGCAGTCCCGCTGGCCCCTGCAAAGCTCAGACACACACAAAGCTTTGGGGGGAGctttgaggggctcagggtgaatgtggggggcagggccaggctttGACTCTATGTGTTCTGGGCCTCCggccccctcctctcttccccgataccggggtggggggaggggagcagatccCCAGTGTCGGTGTCTGTCTGTGGGGATGTAGGAGCccaggagaggctgtggggaCGGTGTCATCATGGCCCTAGTGAAACCTATGCAGgcccagatgggggggggggggcgggtgcagggtgCATTGGCATGGGGCGGCGAGGGGAGGGGCTTGTGAGGGGGGGCACTTACCGGGACATCCTGCTGCTTCCTGTGGCCCACGAGTGCATCTGTGGAACAGAGACACCCCCCTGCTGAGGGGCTGGGCCCACATCAGGCCCtggacccagccccacagcctcaaTGTGAGCCCTTTGCAAActggcctgcctgcccccagcacaccggggaggggcaggggcactAGTcctatggggaaactgaggcacaaagcagggCAGGGTCACCCTCAAACATGCAGAACGAGCCAGGGCTGCATCCCACATCAACATGCCCCCAGGGGACAttttgcccctccccttccctcccattcccTCTCCGCCCCATAGACGCCCCCTCTTGTCCAACTTACACACTATAGTTGCAGCCTCGGATTCCCTGCAggaagagagcaagagagagactgtaacagagtccaggagtcctggctcccagccccaacccccccagctctaaccactaggccccactcctcccagagccagggagagaagccaggagtcctgaggCAGGTAGATGGGGGGAGGCAGAACTGGGGTCTCACCTGCTCTGCCTCGATGCtgttccctcccctgcagagataCAAAGCAGAATTGTCCACGAGTCGACCCGGGtccctgtgccagccctgcccctccgccccacacacacactctgtcagccctgacccccccatccTTCTTGCTGCTGAGAGACAGTCTGAGCCCCGCCCCGTGCTGCATAGCGCCCCCTACAGATCCCTGTGCCCCATACCgaccccctcagcccctcccacagacACCCCACACCCTCaacagagccccccgccccacactgtgcagcacagcgccccctagtgctgcccggGGGGCATGGGACCAGCGCTGAGAGCCAGGGGACaacgccccctgctgagccccctgccccacccctgggttcccggcctgtctcccctccaagccctgccccttcccagccctgcttaGCAGCAGGTTTAACCCTTCCCTTGCTGGGGCACTCACGGGCTCGGGTGCGTCTGCGGTGGTGGAAGCCcaagagcagcaggaggaggaggaggccggcGGCTCCCACGATCACCCCAGCGACGATGGCGCCGTTCGATTCTGATTCTGATTCAcctgggaagcagcaggaggccgTGAGTGGCTGGTTCGTTACCTGctgccccatccccgccccctccaggacccaagcaatggggctggtgcagggggaaggagcagaggggaTTCTGGGTAGGAGTGGTTGGGACATTCACTGCCAATGGCAGGGGGCTGTCCTAGGGggaaagaggtgggaggggggtgtgaggaagtggggagtttcgGAGATTCAaagggggggttacatacaggggggtaCTCAGTGCCCAGAAGTTACTGGCTtaatgtgacaaaggggggagtttgTGTTTCCGAGAACAGCCCAGAGTTGGAGCCGGGGTATCTGGGACCCTGGTGACCCCGACCCTGCTCGGAGGACACAGTCGGTTCTGGACAGAGGACggacaatgggctgcagagagggacccGACAACcggcccagctgatcccagcgaGGGGAGAACATTGGATGGAGAGGAGGCGGAGAAGCGAGGGGCCAGGGGACCCTcttacctggggagaagacaatggacGGGGGAGGGGATGTTGCTGGGGATATTGGAAGCTCTGCTGGGCGACcgggggcttttttgggggggactgAAGGCCGAGCAGGGAAGGCTCAGCAAGGTGCAGGAGAGACTGACATGAGGGCTGGGGGTCCAGGCCTACTGGCCTGAGAGACCCCTTGCTGTGTTCCAAGCTCAATAGACCcttctgttttgtgctggctgatagttgctctggtctagagaacaggggggCACTGTTCCTTCTCAGAGTGGAGGCTCTGGGGGTGCAGAGAGAATGGACCCCCAAGGGGCTCACTGTGGAGACAGGCGTGCGGGAGGCCCTGAGAGGTGCcatcccagaggcggaggggtggACCCCCCCAGGTAAAAGTGGGCACCCCAAGAGAGGGTCGCTGCACTGGAGTGCACTCCCTGAGAAAAGGCTGAAGTGGAGTGGGGGGCTGCCACACTGGAGAGGGGGGTTCTGCCCAGGAGCCAAGGGGCCAAGTGTGGACACGACCTGTGAGCCGTGACAGGGGGGAGGTACCACAGATGCTCTGTGAAGCCAGCTGGGCCCAGATCCCACAACCCAGACCCCTGGGTTCCGCCCCTGTCTTGGGAATTTGGCACAAGGATCACTGGAGTGGGGGGATAGTAATGGGGAAGGGATTTTGGCTGGGAAGGGCCTTTGAGATTGTTGGAAGAACTGTGCTCTGCTGAAGCAATCAGTAGTGGAAGACATAAGCGTGCTGTCTTTCCATTAGCCATCACTAGGTTCCAGAGTGAACATGTCACTGTGAATGGGTGGGTACAAGTGTTAACTCCATGTCTCTCTGGGCTGGAAGGTCGCAGGGTCAACACCCTGCTGGGCACCCTCCTCCGGAGGGGATCCCTGCTTTTGagcccttcccccaggctctctgcagagTCAGGCAGACAGACGGGATACACAGGACCCTTATCCCAAGTTCTCCATCCCCCTTCTCTCAGTGAGATACGCTTTGAGCTGTGCCCCATGCTGGGGGCTCTCTGGGGCCCATTTGCAGTTCAGCACCCTAGTCTGGGGGGCACCCGGGCAGGAGCTGTGCTGGGGGAACCTCTCTTGGAACTTGCACCCGCCAAGCCAATTTCGCACCTGTCTATTAaatgccacccctcccccccggaataTGAAATGAGTCTCAGCGGGCCTCAGCCCAGACAGGTCATTCACTGGAGGGATCTGCCCCGTCCCACCCAGCAGCTGTTCATGGctcccacagggatcagttcctGGTGCAGCATGAATCTGTTTCTAATGGTGCCAAGGGGGatttcctgcccccagccccagtaCCTGGCTGGGTCTCGGTCGCTGTAGTTCCCAGCAGCGTCGGGTGGGTTCCCCTTGCAGGAGTAGAACCAGCGTCTGTCgcggagggggaaggggttgAGAGAGTTTCCAGCAGAGTCGGGGCGGTTCCGTCTGCAGAAGTAGAACCAGCGTCTgtggaggaatggggggggggagggtgagaaagCTGGAGCCCTCGTGTCTGTGGCTACTtacccagagacccccccccccatctgacaCTGGCGGCTCCTCCCCGGGCTGAGCCGCTTCCCTGGGGAGAGGACACGACCCGGGGATTCGTTCCGGCTCCTCCCCCCGGGATCTCAGGACGGGGAGGATAGGCCCAGCCAGACCCTCGGCCAGACACAGACCCTGCCTGGCGCCATGGAAACCGGAACCACAATCCCTAACGACTCGTGTCAATCgccaggagccctgtcctgggccagctgccccgcgtgctcggtgctgtacggaCACAGGACACACGGACGGTCCCTGCCCACCGGGGGCCACTCCCCCCTGAGTCCCTGGGGGCTGGTCTGGGCGCGGTGTCCCTACTGCGGGGGAGGAGCTCCCCGTCCCCACAGAGCTCAGGGGAGCTTGGCTGCCCCACGGGCTGGGTCCCACCCGGGCGCTAATTCCCCCAGCCCAGActggctctgagctccccaggggggttgggaaccACACGGGATTCGGCATTTGGGGCCCAGGTCTCACGCGGACACGGTCTGAgtccgtctgtccatccctcccCAGACGTGCTCCCGTCCGGCCACCACCCTGCGCTCCCGGGGCCCCACATCCCCACTACCCCTCGGCCGGGCGTCCCCAGGGTCTGTCCGTCCCCCCGACAGAAGAGCTGAGCCCGTCGGTTCTGTGCAGGGACCGGCCCCCCCCAAAGGCCCGAATGGCCCCGAGGGCGTCTGAGCGggagccctgtgcccgggggtGAATTGCTCCATTTCTCCCGCTCACCTGCTCCCTGCGGCGCCGTCGTGGGGGGATCCGGGTGCTGGGGCCCAGCCGGGTCGGTTCCCTCTGTGGGATTGAAACGAGCGTTGGCTGGGGACATGGGGAGATGACCGGGACCGAGCACCTGGCCCCAGGGGGAAGGGGCTGAAACGGTGCCAGCAACTGGGCCACTCGCCCCAGGACCCGGCATTTCTTATGACTTTGGTGTCCAGGTGGGTGGGGGGTGAattctgctctgggctcccccctgGCTGGTCCctgggttctgggcagagcctggctctgAGACTTCCCCAAATTGGTTCCCTGCCCCACTTGCTGGGGAgtgatgggggtggggccacagttcagccccgcccctcccgatgGCCAGGAGGGatcaggctgggaatgggcgggTCTcagctccaggggcggggcctcagggagaaggggcagggctgggtctggctttctccagctgggctccccccccccccccacacaccacccaTGAATGAAACATTGGTGCCGAgacaccctcccacacacaggtCCCGctggatgtggggctgggagctcagaGGCCGAGGCGGGCCCCTGACCTGCCCCCGCCTGCTACATTGTTGCTGGACTCCCTCCGGGTGCTGCTCCCTCATGTTACTTGGTCCCTCCTCCCTGGCCTGGGGTCCCCTATCCTGTCTTCACAGCCCCATCATTAGGTtccagagtcaacagtgtgtccctCCGACTGGCCGGGTTCACGTGTTAACTCCCTGGCTATCTGGGTTGGGAAGTTCCAGATTAACATCGTGTTGTACAGGCTTCATGTGAAGGGGGAGCCCTGCatctgtggggcccagggcagagcctggctcAGTGCAGCGTGCCCCCAAGAGCCCAGCCGGGTATGTGGCTGGGATTGGGGATGCGGAGCCAGGCCCCTCACCTGCTACCACCAGCTCCACGGGGTCGCTGGGCGCCGAGGAGACGAAGGGCTCTGCCCGGGGCCGGTAGCTGCAGCTGTAGCTCCCTCCGTGCTGCCGGCCCACGGGGCAGATGTGGAACTCGGCCCCGTCCCCAGCAGGGTCCATGGGGCGCGGCCGGGTCAGGTCTCCAGCCTGGTGCAGGAAGAACCTCACGTCCCCGCCCGGCCCCTGGCACCGGATGGTGACGTCTGCCCCTGGGACAGTGACCCCAGTGGGGCTCAGAGAGACGGAGGGTCTGGGCAGGCTGGGATCTGCGCACAGGAGACAGGCAGTGAGAGCCAGACCCAGGGCGCTGGGTGCACACGCGAGCAGCTGGACCTGCCCAGCCACGGCTCCATGGCTGGTTTCCGCTCCCTCAGAGCTGGGCCGGGTGCCACAGGCCAGTTCCCAGCCCAACAacagcccccagctctggggccacCCCAGGGGGACGGCTCCATCCTCTGGCCTGGCCACAATCAGGGGCAACCTCCGGTGGGCAGGGGACAGAACTTCCCCGAAACTCTCCCTCTGATTCCAAACCCAGGCGTCCTGTCTCTGGgtggaagtggggctgggagcccctcACCTGTCCCCACCTGCTCCGCAGTCGCTGGACTCCCACCGGGTGCGGCTCCCAGTGGGTGACAGTAGCAGGTGGAGCT is a window of Pelodiscus sinensis isolate JC-2024 unplaced genomic scaffold, ASM4963464v1 ctg86, whole genome shotgun sequence DNA encoding:
- the LOC142825580 gene encoding T-cell-interacting, activating receptor on myeloid cells protein 1-like; the protein is MASALTVLFLGCWLAGQSGAQGREPHNKPSISASPRGVIPVGGHVTIRCWTEQLGVRFLLYKDRAENYLNYKDPAGSEAEFTIPSARLEDGGNYTCRYSCRTGAAAYSVSSDPVQIMVLDPSLPRPSVSLSPTGVTVPGADVTIRCQGPGGDVRFFLHQAGDLTRPRPMDPAGDGAEFHICPVGRQHGGSYSCSYRPRAEPFVSSAPSDPVELVVAEGTDPAGPQHPDPPTTAPQGADAGSTSADGTAPTLLETLSTPSPSATDAGSTPARGTHPTLLGTTATETQPGESESESNGAIVAGVIVGAAGLLLLLLLLGFHHRRRTRAREGTASRQSRESEAATIVYALVGHRKQQDVPPQEPDTGAEGLTYAELDRQVLQAKQEAPAPALEPVLYATVSRSQGTTLLPP